The window GCTCTAAATTCAGTCTTATTTTATGAAGCACAATATTCTTGGAAAGCTTATCAAACAGCAATAGAGATTGATGTAAATACCTGTGTTTATTGTAATAGAACATACATTACAACGGTAGGCGATGATAGTAAAAAATTTGTTAGAGGAGATTTTGATCACTTTATGCCAAAATCTACTTATCCTTATTTGCGCTTTTCTTTTTTCAACTTAATTCCATGTTGTGTGATTTGTAATAGAAATGCAAAAAAAGCAAAAGAAACCTCAATAGAAAATAACATATATCCATATAAAGAAGGTTTTGATAATAATACTGTATTCACATTTCTTCCGAATAATTATAAAGATATAATTGGTAAAGGAAAACCTGTCGTCGATTTTCTTTTTCTTGGAACTGATGAGCATAATAAAAAAGCTAAAAAAAATATTAAGCTATTTAGATTAAAAGAACAATACTCGATTCATTCACAGGAGCTAAATGACATTATTAATAAACGTCGAGTTTTTTCAGATTCTTATTTAAAAGACTTACAAAATAGCTATCCTAAATTACTAAATAATTTTGAAGATGCCTATTTATTAGCTTTTGGGAAAGAGTTTGATTTGGTTAAAGATGAAAATAGACCTCTATCTAAACTTACTAGAGATATAGCTGATGAACTCGGAATAATAAAAAACAAATATGACTAGACCACAAACCATACAAATATTTTTACCAGACGGTTCGCCAACAAGTATACGTGAAGCAGAAATAACCAATAGATTAGTAAAAGCTATTTTATTTCCAAGAAATAAAATGCAAGAAGTAGTCAAACGAGACATGGTACATTTTACAGGCGTGTATTTTTTGTTTGGTAGTACCGAAGATGGTGCAAAACCTATAGTGTATATTGGAGAAGGCGAAGATTGTTTTACACGTATACAATCGCATAACCGTAAAAAAGACTTTTGGACACATTGTGTCATCATAACAACAAAAACAGATGAGTACACGAAAACAGATGGGAAGTACTTAGAGCATTATTGTTTAGCTAAAGCAAAAGAAATTGGTAGGTATATTACAGATAACGATACGGGTTCTAAAAAGCCTTCTATAAGCGAAAGTAGAGAGTATGATTTGTTAGATAATTTTGATACAGCCAAAATATTATTAGCAACTTTAGGATATCCAATCTTTGAAGAGAAACGAAAAGCGAAAAGCCCTAAAGAACTCTTTTATTGCACAGGTAAAAATTCCTCTGGAAAAGGAGAATTAATTGACGACGGATTTTTAGTTTATAAAGATAGTATGGCTACAAATAGGATTACAGATGGCGCAGGTAAATGGGTAGATGTTCTAAGAAAAAAACTATTGAATGAGAATATAGTTACCTTAAGTAGTGAGCATTTAATATTTCAACAAGATTATATCTTTAATTCACCAAGTGCAGCTGCTGCGGCATTATTAGGTAGAAATGCAAATGGTTGGACTAAATGGAAAAATAAAGATGGTAAAACATTGGATGAATTAAAAAGGAATTAATTAATTTTAAAACTAATGTTTTTTTTATATATCTTTGATGTAATTCATTTTTAAACAACATCGTTTAAGCGATAACTTTAAATTGTTTTATAATGAATCATATTATTAAAAAAAATGCTAAAATTGCCTGGGAAAAGGGTGATAAGCATAAAGCATATACTATTGCTTGGGAGTTGCCTATAGAAGAGTTTTATCTATGGATAACAAAAAATAAGAAAGGAATTGTTCTTTCTAAAGAATTTTTCTCAGACTTTCTTATTCTACTTAACCCTAACTGGATTAATAAACCCAATTCTAATTTATTAATTGAGTACTATTTCTCAAAACGTTGGTTTGCAGAATCATTTGAGGGTTTGTTGCTAAATAATGTATCTGAAGTTTACTTGAACGGTGTAAAAAAATCTTTTAGTTTTTTAGACTTAGAACGGTTAATCTTTTTAGAGAATTTAAAATTCCTCCCCCAAAACTTAAAAGTAGAGTTGAGCTATTGGCAATTTTGGTACCAACAACACAATGATTATTGGAATCCAGTTATTCAATATTTTGAAAATAATAAGAGTTCAGGTTTAGATATATTAATAAATCTGATTGTTGCATTTGAAAAGCGTTTTTTTGAAACTAAAAGTCAATTAGATATGCAATATGCAGGTGAAGTTTTAAGCGTTCTAATTGCTTATATACAGCATTTAAATATTTTAGATTTCTCCATTACTCCAGAGAAAGATGATATTTTTAAAAAATATTACTCATTTTTAAATAGTAATAGGCAAGAGTGCTTATTCGATTTAGGAAATAAATACATACAAGTAAGGGAGAATATTATAAGATACGCTCTCGAGGATGGGTTAGAAATGAAGGAAATGAGTTTAGGTGAGTTTTACTTTATTGAAAATGAAGAATATAATAAAAAATGGGAAAAAGATGGAGAACGATATATTTTAAATGAGAATTATTACTACAGTCGTGGTGATGAATATTTTTCTGTCTTAGAAAGTGAAGGTAAAATAGAATATGCTAATAATCATGCAAAGGAAGAAAATAGAAATACTAAGGCCAAAAGATTTGGGATTGAATTAGCGGTTAAAGATTTGGGGTTGTTAGATAAAGACATGCCAGAGGGAAGACCAAAAATTAAGAATGTTATTTCATTTTTAAATACTCATGCTAGAAATGTATATGAACGAATTGAAAAACCACTTTTCGCGTTAAAGGATTTTTCTTTTCAAATGACCTACCAAGAAGCTGTTAATTACAGATTACTTCAAACTAAAAAGATTATGGAGCCGATTTTTGCTTATAATATTGTTTCGCTAAGTGATATGTCTGATAGGTTTGGTGATTCTATAACAATTAAGCAAATGAATTGTTTAACTAATGATTTTTCTTTTAAGTGGAGTAGTAAAACATTTGATCCTTTTAATTTGTTCTTATCATTATGGCAAAAACCTTTTATAAAACTAGGGCAATTGGTTATTTCTCCTATCAGTATAATTAGTGCATTTACAGGTTTATATGCAATTACAGAAAGTATATTGAAAAATTATAAACCCAATGAAGGCAATATTATTGAGAAAATATTGCATAATAATTTAACTAGAAATGATGGTGTGTGGAAATCAGAAACTAATTGGCAAGAGTGTAATGGAGATTCTAATGGAGATGCAGATGTTATTCTAGAAGATAATGAATACATTGTTTTAATGCAATTAAAACGTACCTCTCAAAAAACAGATTTAAGACAATTAGCTTCTCAAGTTCCTCAAGATAGAAAAGCAATTAGCCAACTAAAGAAAGCTCATGAGCATATTGTTAATAAGGGTGAAAAAAGAAAAATAAAGTTGTGGTATGTAACTACTGCTATGGAAAAAATAGGTGTAGAGGAACAAAATGTTCGACGTGTAAATTATCAAGAATTATTACAGTTGCAAAAAATGTATTTTTCATCTTTAGCGGAGTTAATAAATCGAATAGAAAAATAAATTTAGGAAAACATAATTTAGAGAGGTTTTAAGGCCTAATCTTAACTCTATTATTATGAATTATAATTTTATTCCAAGTGTTAATTTCCATTTATGGGAACCATGTAATATGCGTTGTAAATTTTGCTTTGCAACATTTCAAGACGTAAAACAGACAATCTTACCAAAAGGGCATTTGCCAGAAGTTGAGGCTTTAGAGGTTGTCAAAAAAATAGCAGCAGCAGGGTTTGAAAAAATAACCTTCGCAGGAGGAGAACCTTTGCTTTGTAAATGGTTGCCGAATTTAATTAAAACAGCAAAACAATTAGGTATGACTACTATGCTAGTAACTAATGGTAGTAAGTTAACTGACGAGTTTTTAATAGATAACAAACCGTATTTAGATTGGATTGCTCTAAGTGTAGATAGTTTAGAGGATGAAAGCAATATTAAAATAGGTAGAGCAATTACAGGGAAAAAACCATTAAGCAAAGCGTATTATTATGATTTAGTGGATACTATTAAAAAGTATGGCTATGGTTTAAAGATTAATACGGTGGTTAATAAGGTAAACTATAAAGATGATCTAACCGATTTTATTGAATACGCTAACCCACAACGTTGGAAAGTACTACAAGTATTGCCAATAGTTGGACAAAATGATAATAAAATTGAAGAATTTAAAATTACAACAAAGGAGTATAATTATTTTTTTAATACACATAAAGACTTAAAAGCTATTGTTCCAGAATCAAATGAAGAGATAAAAGGAAGTTATGTTATGGTAGATCCTGCAGGACGTTTTTTTGATAATGCACAAGGGATACATAATTACAGTAAACCAATTTTAGAAGTTGGTATTCAAGAAGCTTTAAAAACAATGAATTATGATTTTTATAAATTTAAATCAAGAGGCGGTATTTATGATTGGTATAATAATTAGCATTTTAAGAGGTAATGAAGTTTATAATTTTTTTTAAAGTATGTTTTATAGCTTTTTGAGAAAATTCTTCTTTTGTAAGAATTAGTGTGATTTTTAATTCAAATTTTGTCTATATTGAATTGTTTAAAGGTGAGGTAATTTAGCCTGTAGATAAAAACATTTTGTACACCTAAATTGACACCTTAAAAAATAAAACCCTGTAAATAAGCTATTTACAGGGTTAAAAGTGGAGACGCCGAGAATCGAACTCGGGTCCAAACAAGCAGTTCAAAAGCTTTCTACATACTTAGTTCTTTCTTAATTTTCGTCTAAAAACTGATTAAGAACAATCTGTTATTAGCTTATCTTCTTTAGTTTCAAAAACCTGCCAAAGCGTCAAGTTTTCTATGTTTATTTTTACGATGCCCAAAAGTGAAACGCCATAAACCAAGGCTGTTCGTGGACATAAAGCTTGCACACCTTGTGTGCCTAGGCCAATCCTACTATGATTCGGATTAAGCAGCTAAAGCGTAGTTATTCTCGCCGTTTAAATTGTTGAAATAAGTTTTACGAGCATCATTTCAGTCCTCGGTATGCTTACGTTATCCCTGGTCTTGCTGTCAAAACCAGTCGTCCCCAATATGTCAAAGAAAGCAAAAGTTGTGCCTGTTTTTTTGGGCGTTCGAGCGGGCTTTCACTACTCGCTGTTTCGTGCCTCAACGAGCTCAAACAAACCGTTCAATCCCTAACGCAACTTATTTGCGGGCAACAAAGATAACAAAACACGTTTGTACAAACCTATAAAAAACAGTAAATTCGCCACACTTCAAAAACAAACAGACAGTATGAAATTCGGAATTATAAAAGAACGTAAAAATCCACCAGATAGACGCGTAGTATTTTCACCAGAAAAATTACAAGAAATGCAACAACAATTTCCAGAAGCAGAAATTGTGGTAGAAAGTTCAGATATCCGTATTTTTTCAGACGAACAATATAAAAAAGCAGGATTTACAGTAACAGAAGATGTTACAAATTGCGATGTTTTGTTAGGTGTAAAAGAAGTTCCGTTAGAAAATTTAATACCTAATAAGAAATATTTTTTCTTCAGTCACACCATAAAAAAACAACCTTATAATAGAAAGTTGTTAAAAGCGATGTTAGACAAAAATATAGAGCTGTTTGATCACGAAACCATTACAAAAGAAAACGGAGCACGTTTAATCGGTTTTGGACGTTATGCAGGTTTAGTAGGTGCTTATAACGGATTTAGAGCAATAGGTTTAAGAGAAAACACCTTCAGCTTACCAAAAGTAGAAAACTTACCAGATTTAGATGCTGTAAAAGCCGAACTAGATAAAATTACACTTCCAAATTTAAAAATCTTGCTAACCGGTACAGGAAAAGTTGCTTATGGTGCAAAAGAAATTTTAGATCATTTAGGTATTAAGCAAGTTTCAGATGCTTTGTATTTAACTTCAAAATTTACAGAACCAGTTTATTGCATGGCAGATGTTATGGAATACGCAAAACGTAAAGACGGTAAAGTAGGAGAGAAGTTTGCTTTTTACAAAGACCCAACAGGTTACGAAAGTAATTTTATGCCGTACGCAAAAGAAACAGATTATTTTATTGCAGGTCATTTTTACGGAAATGATGCACCATATTTATTCACTAGAGAAGATGCAAAACATACCGATTTTAATATAAAATATGTAGCCGATATTTCTTGTGATGTAGATGGCCCAGTAGCTTCAACATTAAGAGCTTCAACAATTGCAGATCCTTTTTATGGTTATAATCCACAAACAGAAACCGAAACAACTTTTAAAGATGAAAATGCAATTACAGTAATGGCAGTAGATAATTTACCATGTGAATTACCAAAAGACGCAAGTGAAGGTTTTGGAGAGATGTTTTTAAAACATGTAATAGCAGCATTTTACAATAAAGATAAAGACGGAATTTTAGCTCGCGCAAAAATGACAACTTCGGGAGGAAAACTTTCAGAAAGATATAGTTATTTACAAGATTATGTAGACGGAAAAGAATAATTCATGCTTCAAGACAAACAATTTTTAATAGATACAGCCAAAATGAAAATGCCTTACGGTAAATACAAAGGTGTGTATTTGTCAGACGTTCCAGAAGCATATATTGTTTGGTATAAAAACCATGGTTTTCCAAAAGGGAAACTCGGGAAAATGATGGGTTTTGTTTATGAATTAAAACTAAACGGATTAGAAGATATTCTTAGAAAAGTAAGAGCATAATGAAACCCGCTGAAGAATATATCTTAACACGCCCAGAACCTTTTAAATCTATTTTATTGCA of the Tenacibaculum todarodis genome contains:
- a CDS encoding GIY-YIG nuclease family protein, translating into MTRPQTIQIFLPDGSPTSIREAEITNRLVKAILFPRNKMQEVVKRDMVHFTGVYFLFGSTEDGAKPIVYIGEGEDCFTRIQSHNRKKDFWTHCVIITTKTDEYTKTDGKYLEHYCLAKAKEIGRYITDNDTGSKKPSISESREYDLLDNFDTAKILLATLGYPIFEEKRKAKSPKELFYCTGKNSSGKGELIDDGFLVYKDSMATNRITDGAGKWVDVLRKKLLNENIVTLSSEHLIFQQDYIFNSPSAAAAALLGRNANGWTKWKNKDGKTLDELKRN
- a CDS encoding NAD(P)-dependent oxidoreductase, producing the protein MKFGIIKERKNPPDRRVVFSPEKLQEMQQQFPEAEIVVESSDIRIFSDEQYKKAGFTVTEDVTNCDVLLGVKEVPLENLIPNKKYFFFSHTIKKQPYNRKLLKAMLDKNIELFDHETITKENGARLIGFGRYAGLVGAYNGFRAIGLRENTFSLPKVENLPDLDAVKAELDKITLPNLKILLTGTGKVAYGAKEILDHLGIKQVSDALYLTSKFTEPVYCMADVMEYAKRKDGKVGEKFAFYKDPTGYESNFMPYAKETDYFIAGHFYGNDAPYLFTREDAKHTDFNIKYVADISCDVDGPVASTLRASTIADPFYGYNPQTETETTFKDENAITVMAVDNLPCELPKDASEGFGEMFLKHVIAAFYNKDKDGILARAKMTTSGGKLSERYSYLQDYVDGKE
- a CDS encoding DUF3820 family protein — its product is MLQDKQFLIDTAKMKMPYGKYKGVYLSDVPEAYIVWYKNHGFPKGKLGKMMGFVYELKLNGLEDILRKVRA
- a CDS encoding viperin family antiviral radical SAM protein, with product MNYNFIPSVNFHLWEPCNMRCKFCFATFQDVKQTILPKGHLPEVEALEVVKKIAAAGFEKITFAGGEPLLCKWLPNLIKTAKQLGMTTMLVTNGSKLTDEFLIDNKPYLDWIALSVDSLEDESNIKIGRAITGKKPLSKAYYYDLVDTIKKYGYGLKINTVVNKVNYKDDLTDFIEYANPQRWKVLQVLPIVGQNDNKIEEFKITTKEYNYFFNTHKDLKAIVPESNEEIKGSYVMVDPAGRFFDNAQGIHNYSKPILEVGIQEALKTMNYDFYKFKSRGGIYDWYNN